A part of Microbulbifer sp. MI-G genomic DNA contains:
- the fis gene encoding DNA-binding transcriptional regulator Fis, which translates to MNNDVLIPDTGSEEVSSRGQTQLAQPQQQSLRDAVEQAMENYFRHLDGQLVTEVYDMVLSEIEAPMLEVVMKHTRHNQTRAAQLLGLNRGTLRKKLKRYGLL; encoded by the coding sequence ATGAACAATGACGTATTGATTCCGGATACTGGCAGCGAAGAGGTATCCTCCAGGGGGCAGACACAATTAGCACAGCCTCAACAGCAATCCCTGCGGGATGCCGTTGAGCAGGCGATGGAAAACTACTTCCGGCATCTGGATGGCCAATTAGTGACCGAAGTCTACGACATGGTGCTGTCAGAGATAGAAGCCCCCATGCTTGAAGTCGTAATGAAACATACCCGCCACAACCAAACCCGCGCCGCTCAGCTGCTGGGCCTCAACCGCGGCACTCTGCGCAAGAAGCTGAAGCGCTACGGACTGCTGTAA
- the dusB gene encoding tRNA dihydrouridine synthase DusB — MAGVTDRPFRQLCRQLGAGLAVSEMVTSDTRLWGSRKSRFRLDHCGEMAPVSVQIAGGDPERMAEATRENVRRGAQIIDINMGCPAKKVCKKAAGSALLRDEKLVADILQAVVQSASVPVTLKIRTGWCPDFRNGTTIAKMAEDAGIAALAVHGRTRACGYRGEAEFDTIADIVSRVKIPVFANGDITSADRAREVLDYTGAAAVMIGRAAQGRPWIFREIAHFLATGERLPEPTLDEVRKILLTHLGELHRFYGELMGVRIARKHVGWYLKTLANSESFRKTFFQIENAEVQNASVHEWFERRITRGAQAA; from the coding sequence ATGGCCGGTGTGACCGACCGCCCCTTTCGCCAACTGTGCCGCCAACTTGGCGCCGGACTGGCTGTCTCGGAAATGGTGACCTCAGACACCCGCCTGTGGGGCAGCCGCAAGTCCCGGTTTCGCCTGGATCACTGCGGTGAAATGGCACCCGTGTCAGTGCAGATCGCCGGTGGTGACCCCGAGAGGATGGCCGAAGCCACCCGGGAGAATGTGCGTCGTGGCGCGCAGATTATCGATATCAATATGGGCTGCCCGGCAAAAAAAGTGTGCAAAAAGGCCGCTGGTTCGGCGCTGCTGAGGGATGAAAAGCTGGTTGCGGACATTCTCCAGGCGGTAGTTCAGTCGGCTTCGGTGCCGGTGACACTGAAAATCCGCACAGGCTGGTGTCCGGATTTTCGCAATGGCACCACTATTGCCAAAATGGCCGAGGATGCCGGGATCGCTGCACTGGCAGTTCACGGCCGCACGCGCGCCTGCGGGTACCGCGGGGAAGCTGAATTCGATACCATTGCCGACATTGTATCCCGGGTTAAAATCCCGGTTTTTGCCAATGGCGATATCACCAGTGCGGATAGAGCCCGCGAGGTGCTTGATTACACTGGCGCAGCAGCGGTGATGATCGGCCGCGCCGCACAGGGACGACCCTGGATTTTTCGGGAGATAGCCCATTTCCTCGCCACCGGTGAGCGGTTGCCCGAACCGACATTGGATGAAGTCAGAAAAATACTGCTCACGCATTTAGGTGAGCTGCACCGGTTTTACGGTGAATTGATGGGGGTCCGTATCGCCCGCAAGCACGTGGGCTGGTACTTGAAGACACTTGCAAACAGCGAGTCCTTCCGCAAGACCTTTTTCCAAATAGAGAACGCAGAAGTACAAAATGCCAGCGTTCACGAGTGGTTTGAACGCCGAATAACGAGAGGGGCACAAGCGGCATGA
- the accB gene encoding acetyl-CoA carboxylase biotin carboxyl carrier protein: MDIRKIKKLIELLEESDIGELEIKEGEESVRISRGVSSAAQPVAPVYSAPPPATPATVPATPSPSAAASEQESKPEISGHAVKSPMVGTYYAAPSPGAEPFVRVGQQVKVGDVICIVEAMKMMNQIEADKAGTIGAILLEDGQPVEFDQPLVTIV, from the coding sequence ATGGATATCCGCAAAATTAAAAAACTAATCGAACTGCTCGAAGAATCGGATATCGGTGAGCTGGAGATCAAGGAGGGCGAAGAGTCCGTGCGCATCAGCCGCGGTGTGAGTAGCGCTGCACAACCCGTCGCCCCGGTATACAGTGCCCCCCCCCCCGCCACACCGGCGACTGTGCCGGCGACACCCTCTCCAAGCGCTGCCGCGAGCGAACAGGAGTCCAAACCGGAGATCAGCGGCCACGCGGTGAAGTCACCCATGGTAGGCACCTACTACGCGGCACCCAGCCCCGGTGCCGAGCCTTTCGTCAGGGTGGGTCAACAGGTCAAGGTCGGTGATGTTATCTGCATTGTCGAGGCGATGAAGATGATGAACCAGATCGAAGCCGACAAGGCCGGCACCATTGGAGCCATTCTGCTGGAAGATGGCCAGCCGGTAGAATTTGATCAGCCGCTCGTGACCATTGTCTGA
- the accC gene encoding acetyl-CoA carboxylase biotin carboxylase subunit translates to MFDKILIANRGEIALRILRACKEMGIATVAVHSLVDRNLKHVRLADESVCIGPNPSPQSYLNVPAIISAMEITDAVAVHPGYGFLAENADFAEQVQKSGFTFIGPSADVIRLMGDKVSAIAAMKKAGVPTVPGSDGSLPDNSEGCLEIARKIGYPVIIKAASGGGGRGMRVVEHEADLINAIAVTKSEAQAAFGDGTVYMEKFLQNPRHVEIQVMSDGQGNAVHLGDRDCSLQRRHQKVLEEAPAPGIPDAVRRRVQEACVQACIDIGYRGAGTFEFLYEDQHFYFIEMNTRIQVEHPVTEMVTGIDLIKEQIRVCAGEKLSLQQADIAIRGHSFECRINAEDPRTFFPSPGTVNNFHMPGGFGVRVDSHLYSGYSVPPNYDSMIAKVITHGEDRDTALARMRVALSELVVDGIKTNIPLQEELVRDEAFAKGGVNIHYLEKKLGL, encoded by the coding sequence ATGTTTGACAAAATCCTGATCGCCAACCGGGGCGAAATCGCCTTGCGGATTTTGCGTGCCTGTAAAGAAATGGGTATCGCTACCGTGGCGGTGCACTCTCTGGTGGACCGCAATCTGAAGCATGTGCGCCTGGCCGATGAATCGGTGTGTATTGGCCCCAACCCTTCACCACAAAGCTACCTGAATGTACCGGCCATTATCTCCGCGATGGAGATTACCGACGCGGTTGCTGTGCACCCCGGCTACGGCTTCCTGGCCGAAAACGCCGACTTTGCGGAACAGGTGCAAAAAAGTGGCTTTACCTTTATTGGCCCCTCCGCGGATGTAATCCGCCTGATGGGGGACAAGGTTTCCGCTATCGCCGCAATGAAAAAAGCCGGCGTCCCCACAGTCCCCGGCTCCGATGGCTCGCTGCCTGATAACAGCGAGGGCTGCCTGGAGATCGCGCGCAAGATCGGCTACCCCGTTATCATCAAGGCTGCATCCGGCGGTGGTGGCCGCGGTATGCGCGTGGTTGAGCATGAAGCGGACCTGATCAATGCCATCGCCGTCACCAAATCCGAAGCGCAAGCCGCTTTCGGTGATGGCACCGTGTATATGGAAAAATTCCTCCAGAACCCGCGCCATGTGGAAATCCAGGTAATGTCTGACGGCCAGGGCAATGCTGTGCATCTGGGCGATCGCGACTGCTCCCTGCAGCGCCGCCACCAGAAAGTGCTTGAGGAAGCCCCCGCACCGGGGATTCCCGATGCGGTGCGCCGGCGCGTGCAGGAGGCCTGCGTGCAAGCCTGTATCGACATCGGCTACCGCGGTGCCGGAACCTTCGAGTTTCTCTACGAGGACCAGCACTTCTATTTTATCGAGATGAATACCCGCATCCAGGTGGAGCACCCCGTTACCGAAATGGTCACCGGTATCGACCTGATCAAGGAGCAGATCCGCGTCTGTGCGGGCGAGAAACTCTCCCTGCAACAGGCAGACATCGCGATTCGCGGTCATTCCTTTGAATGCCGTATTAACGCAGAGGACCCGCGTACCTTTTTCCCGAGCCCAGGCACGGTGAACAACTTCCATATGCCCGGTGGTTTCGGTGTACGCGTAGACTCCCACCTCTACTCGGGCTATTCAGTACCCCCCAACTACGATTCGATGATTGCCAAGGTCATCACCCATGGGGAAGACCGCGACACCGCCCTGGCGCGTATGCGCGTGGCCCTGTCCGAACTCGTGGTGGACGGTATCAAAACCAATATTCCCCTGCAGGAGGAGCTGGTACGGGATGAAGCCTTTGCCAAGGGTGGGGTGAATATCCATTACCTGGAGAAAAAACTGGGGCTGTAA
- the prmA gene encoding 50S ribosomal protein L11 methyltransferase, whose protein sequence is MPWLQFRVDTNRIHAEKIEEALLLAGAVSVSLQDNADQPILEPALGEAPLWDQTRVTGLFHAEINTAATEAKVAALLSAPLPNAHWEQLEDRDWERAWMSHYKPIRCGENLWICPSWCQPPHPEAINLLLDPGLAFGTGTHPTTFLCLQWLAEEPLQSRSVIDFGCGSGILGIGALLLGAERAMGADIDPQALIASRSNAARNGIDPERFPVYLPEQMPREPADILLANILAGPLMELSCKLIDLTRIGGRICLSGILASQAQQVKAAYRQHVAFDEDRERANWVRLSGTRVRQMRQAPLRGGRGDW, encoded by the coding sequence ATGCCCTGGCTGCAATTTCGCGTCGACACCAATCGCATACACGCAGAAAAGATTGAGGAGGCCCTGCTTTTGGCCGGTGCCGTCTCCGTCTCCCTGCAGGACAATGCCGATCAGCCTATTCTCGAACCCGCACTCGGCGAGGCCCCCCTCTGGGATCAGACCCGGGTGACCGGTCTGTTCCATGCGGAAATCAACACGGCGGCCACAGAGGCCAAAGTGGCCGCCTTGCTCAGCGCACCGCTGCCCAACGCCCACTGGGAGCAACTGGAGGACCGGGACTGGGAGCGGGCGTGGATGTCCCACTACAAACCCATCCGGTGTGGCGAAAACCTGTGGATCTGTCCCAGCTGGTGTCAGCCCCCACACCCCGAGGCGATCAACCTGCTGCTCGACCCCGGCCTTGCCTTCGGCACCGGCACCCACCCCACCACATTTCTCTGCCTGCAGTGGCTGGCCGAGGAGCCACTGCAAAGCCGAAGCGTGATCGACTTCGGCTGCGGTTCCGGCATCCTGGGTATCGGCGCCCTGCTCCTGGGTGCCGAGCGCGCCATGGGTGCCGACATTGATCCGCAGGCACTGATCGCCAGCCGTAGCAACGCTGCACGCAACGGTATAGACCCCGAGCGCTTTCCGGTCTATCTGCCGGAACAGATGCCGCGGGAACCGGCGGATATCCTGCTCGCCAATATCCTGGCGGGCCCCCTGATGGAACTCTCCTGCAAATTGATTGACCTGACCAGGATCGGCGGTCGCATCTGCCTGTCGGGTATCCTTGCCTCCCAGGCGCAACAGGTGAAGGCAGCCTACAGACAGCATGTTGCATTCGACGAAGATCGGGAGCGGGCGAACTGGGTGCGCCTGAGCGGCACCCGTGTCCGTCAAATGCGCCAGGCACCACTACGCGGGGGCCGGGGAGACTGGTAG
- a CDS encoding DUF3426 domain-containing protein, protein MSQLVTRCPHCNTAFHVNGQQLRAARGTVRCGSCLQVFRADENIVFNDTDTEISNSLLETLLEDDDFLIHDDMELDETESKTEKRQLSPAPPPPTRQPAPERETAAEPSPVDTHSEGDSAPVIGEAFGDSDWQLPDPERVSGERPDEDLGDVLKPDDDPISGSDIAPTGSASGANAPQTSAGKQSQGHTCGQPPLATLSAQRPSDPLREEAGERREPFFAFVNTAGTEPGGEPLISSIQPVPVEMIWGSPQQKATHPWLWGGLLSLLTLTLLAQVAYFQFDTLNKKQPWRSLYAATCPVFGCSLPQLRDPNAIQASNLMVRSHPQRNGALVVDAVLLNTAPYPQPFPSLLLQFTDLKDIAVASRRFTPQEYLQGELAGRKLMPPASPIHLAIEIVDPGAEAVNYELNITH, encoded by the coding sequence ATGTCCCAACTGGTCACCCGCTGCCCCCATTGCAACACCGCATTTCATGTCAACGGTCAGCAACTGCGCGCCGCACGCGGTACGGTGCGTTGCGGCTCCTGCCTGCAAGTGTTCCGTGCAGACGAAAACATCGTCTTCAACGATACGGATACCGAGATCTCCAACTCGCTGCTCGAGACACTGTTGGAAGACGACGACTTCCTGATCCACGATGATATGGAGCTGGATGAGACTGAATCGAAGACAGAGAAACGGCAGCTGTCCCCCGCTCCTCCCCCGCCGACCCGACAACCAGCGCCAGAGAGAGAGACTGCAGCGGAACCGTCCCCGGTAGATACACACAGTGAGGGGGATTCGGCCCCCGTCATCGGAGAGGCATTTGGCGATAGTGATTGGCAGCTGCCGGACCCTGAAAGAGTGTCTGGAGAGAGGCCCGATGAAGACCTCGGCGATGTGCTCAAGCCCGATGACGACCCTATCTCTGGCTCAGATATTGCTCCGACCGGATCGGCAAGCGGCGCAAACGCCCCACAGACCAGCGCGGGGAAACAATCACAAGGTCACACTTGCGGTCAGCCCCCCTTAGCAACACTGTCAGCACAAAGGCCTTCCGATCCCCTGAGGGAAGAAGCGGGGGAGCGTAGAGAACCTTTTTTTGCTTTCGTGAATACAGCTGGTACGGAACCGGGAGGCGAGCCACTGATCTCCTCCATTCAGCCAGTGCCTGTGGAAATGATTTGGGGCTCTCCACAGCAAAAAGCCACACACCCCTGGCTGTGGGGGGGGCTACTGTCCCTGTTGACCCTCACACTGCTCGCGCAGGTGGCCTATTTCCAGTTTGACACCCTCAACAAAAAACAGCCCTGGCGCAGCTTGTATGCCGCGACCTGCCCTGTGTTCGGTTGTTCCCTGCCCCAGCTCAGGGACCCCAACGCCATACAGGCTTCCAACCTAATGGTGCGCAGCCACCCCCAGCGAAACGGGGCCCTGGTGGTAGATGCAGTGCTGCTCAATACGGCGCCCTACCCCCAGCCTTTCCCCAGTCTGTTATTGCAGTTCACTGACCTGAAAGACATAGCGGTAGCCAGCCGCCGGTTTACGCCTCAGGAATACCTCCAGGGCGAACTCGCGGGCCGCAAACTGATGCCACCGGCAAGTCCGATTCATCTCGCTATTGAGATAGTGGACCCCGGCGCCGAAGCGGTTAACTACGAGTTGAATATCACACACTGA
- the purH gene encoding bifunctional phosphoribosylaminoimidazolecarboxamide formyltransferase/IMP cyclohydrolase: protein MTDKVAIRRALISVSDKSGIIEFAQQLCAMGVEMLSTGGTYRKLRENGIPVIEVSSHTGFPEMMDGRVKTLHPLVHGGILGRRGTDDTVMRKHGIAPIDMVVVNLYPFTQTVTRPGASLEDAIDNIDIGGPTMVRAAAKNHNDVAIVVNAGDYTGIVDEMRANEGALSYASRFDLAVKAFEHTAAYDGAIANYLGSIKDSETQRFPHTYNSQFIKKLDLRYGENPHQQSAFYTEAKPTGASIATATQLQGKALSYNNIADTDAALECVKAFDEPACVIVKHANPCGVAIAKELCKAYDLAFATDRESAFGGIIAFNRALDGATARAIVERQFVEVIIAPSVSAEARQAVAEKKNLRLLVCGPWDSGHVPELDYKRVNGGLLIQERDDVIITAANLTMVSRRQPSKDEIRDLLFTWKVAKFVKSNAIVYGKDGRTIGVGAGQMSRVNSARIAAIKAEQAGLAVQGSVMASDAFFPFRDGIDNAAAAGVRAVIQPGGSLRDEEVIAAADEHDMAMVFTGIRHFRH from the coding sequence ATGACAGACAAGGTAGCGATCCGCCGCGCACTGATCAGTGTCTCCGACAAAAGTGGCATCATTGAGTTTGCCCAGCAACTCTGCGCAATGGGTGTTGAAATGCTCTCTACCGGTGGCACCTACCGGAAACTGAGAGAAAACGGCATTCCGGTCATCGAGGTCTCCAGCCATACCGGTTTTCCCGAGATGATGGATGGGCGCGTGAAAACCCTGCACCCCCTGGTACACGGCGGCATCCTCGGTCGCCGTGGCACCGATGACACCGTCATGCGCAAGCACGGCATTGCCCCAATCGATATGGTGGTTGTGAACCTCTACCCGTTCACACAGACCGTGACCAGACCGGGCGCCTCACTGGAAGATGCTATCGACAATATCGATATCGGCGGCCCCACCATGGTGCGCGCAGCGGCCAAGAACCACAACGACGTCGCTATCGTGGTAAATGCCGGCGATTACACAGGCATTGTGGATGAGATGAGAGCCAACGAAGGCGCGCTCAGCTATGCCAGCCGCTTCGATCTGGCCGTGAAGGCCTTTGAGCACACCGCCGCCTACGACGGCGCTATCGCCAACTACCTGGGTAGTATCAAAGACAGCGAAACACAGCGGTTCCCGCACACTTACAACAGCCAGTTCATCAAGAAGCTGGATCTGCGCTACGGTGAGAACCCCCACCAGCAGTCCGCTTTCTACACGGAAGCCAAGCCGACCGGGGCAAGTATTGCCACCGCCACCCAGTTGCAGGGGAAAGCGCTGTCGTACAACAATATTGCCGACACAGATGCGGCGTTGGAGTGTGTGAAAGCGTTCGACGAGCCCGCCTGTGTGATTGTCAAGCACGCCAACCCCTGCGGCGTAGCCATTGCCAAAGAGCTCTGCAAGGCCTACGACCTGGCCTTTGCCACCGACAGAGAGTCCGCATTCGGCGGTATTATCGCCTTTAACCGCGCACTGGACGGCGCCACAGCGCGGGCCATTGTTGAGCGCCAGTTTGTCGAAGTGATCATCGCGCCATCCGTCTCCGCAGAGGCCAGGCAGGCCGTTGCGGAAAAGAAGAACCTGCGCCTGCTGGTGTGCGGTCCGTGGGATTCAGGACACGTGCCAGAGCTGGACTACAAACGCGTCAACGGCGGCCTGCTGATACAGGAACGTGACGACGTTATTATTACCGCTGCCAATTTGACCATGGTATCCAGGCGCCAGCCCAGCAAAGATGAAATTCGCGACCTGTTATTTACCTGGAAAGTCGCCAAGTTCGTCAAATCCAATGCCATCGTTTACGGTAAAGACGGCCGTACCATCGGTGTGGGCGCCGGCCAGATGAGCCGCGTCAATTCCGCGCGCATAGCCGCGATCAAAGCCGAGCAGGCCGGCCTCGCGGTGCAGGGTTCCGTGATGGCCTCAGACGCCTTCTTCCCCTTTCGCGACGGTATCGACAATGCCGCTGCCGCAGGCGTCCGAGCGGTCATCCAGCCGGGCGGTTCCCTGCGCGATGAAGAGGTGATCGCGGCAGCGGATGAACACGATATGGCCATGGTCTTTACCGGCATACGTCACTTCCGCCACTGA